From Alosa sapidissima isolate fAloSap1 chromosome 2, fAloSap1.pri, whole genome shotgun sequence, one genomic window encodes:
- the LOC121693760 gene encoding aryl hydrocarbon receptor-like: MYAGRKRRKPVQRAAKPPPTEAVKSNPSKRHRDRLNSELERLASLLPFPEDVTSSLDKLSILRLSVSYLRAKNFFSVALKNHTCSNGVMAKAGSHDNGKAARLAGGWMLEGELLLQALNGFVLVITANGTIFYTSHTIQDYLGFHQTDVMHQSVFEMVHTEDQQELRQNLHWALNPPPAIYPTPQHSPTDGQRGGNSLVAPPCNPEQLPPENSSFLERSFVCRFRCLLDNSSGFLALSLQGRLKFLHGQSQQGPNGVKAPPEPALFAIATPLQSPSILEIRTKNMIFRTKHKLDFTPMACDAKGKIVLGYTEAELRVRGSGYQFIHAADMLYCAENHVRMMKTGESGLTVFRLLTKDNRWKWVQANARLVYKNGRPDYIIATQRPLLEEEGAEHLRKRSMHLPFTFATGEALLYHSSHPTRARQQGGGEGSARANKEPKDTLDPGSLLGAMMSQDESVYISQPATETKVSSLPSHLFGELKAQQQRFAESVTAAECSEVFEHWEQAMNGAGLSAAHGLPENGKSFDPLLATLDSLSLGAGSGEGLGEGGKEHCSNGELFSALEGLGLSAEDLELLLLDERMIRVEVDSERVPTLDDLLTSDEILSYIHDSLEHRGDAEGPVLAPTLQQLPTPQMDTTQVPDPCVTHASGVNSQYLTQRPPVGQPPILTLSQQMQQHLSLKQPPTSTFDLWGQQVAHPGVVNSNGLERALERHPVSNGYCSAKHTLVTMTKMTTQPELPQTFLLNHKTSQQLEGGGSQPVHYQQFPLPQHTQHNQFPQLPQCHSSHKDSTVSGPQPPFKTDPFATKDHWTGFTQSSQGETLNPGPCLYNGHVPSTCTMDSCVHYCMVDVPVTANGGTGRGNGIHQSAMNSISSYQVNPKGQEQLAQVLSSLSNQILGSGQPCRQLSSLDSCGLFTSDLSQIPAQHKLQNGCLPSATHPGDGALPSGNGLTVPNGMTPHPESVPSFTDAQTSGFFL, from the exons TTGCCCTGAAAAACCACACGTGCAGCAATGGGGTGATGGCCAAAGCGGGTAGCCATGACAACGGCAAAGCTGCAAGATTGGCAGGCGGCTGGATGCTTGAAGGTGAACTTCTACTGCAG GCCCTGAATGGCTTTGTCCTGGTCATCACGGCTAATGGAACAATATTCTACACCTCACACACCATTCAGGACTATCTGGGATTCCATCAG ACGGATGTCATGCACCAGAGTGTGTTTGAGATGGTTCACACTGAGGACCAGCAGGAGCTCAGGCAGAACCTCCACTGGGCCCTGAACCCTCCTCCTGCCATCTACCCCACGCCTCAGCACTCTCCCACTG ATGGTCAACGAGGCGGCAACTCGTTGGTCGCCCCCCCCTGCAATCCGGAGCAGCTGCCCCCAGAGAATTCATCGTTCCTTGAAAGGAGCTTTGTGTGTCGCTTCCGATGTCTCTTGGACAACTCCTCTGGCTTCTTA GCTCTGAGTCTCCAGGGAAGGCTCAAATTCCTGCATGGTCAGAGCCAGCAAGGGCCGAACGGGGTCAAGGCCCCACCTGAGCCGGCTCTGTTCGCCATCGCTACTCCCTTGCAATCTCCCTCCATCCTGGAGATTCGGACCAAGAACATGATCTTCCGAACCAAGCACAAACTGGACTTTACCCCCATGGCTTGCGATGCAAA GGGCAAGATCGTTTTGGGCTACACTGAAGCCGAGCTCAGGGTTCGTGGGTCTGGCTATCAGTTCATCCATGCAGCAGACATGCTCTACTGTGCAGAGAACCATGTCCGCA TGATGAAGACAGGTGAGAGTGGGCTGACGGTGTTCCGGCTCCTCACTAAGGACAACCGCTGGAAGTGGGTCCAGGCCAACGCACGGCTAGTGTACAAGAACGGCAGGCCTGATTACATCATCGCCACTCAGAGACCTCTACT ggaggaggagggagcggAGCACCTGCGGAAGCGGTCAATGCACCTGCCCTTCACCTTCGCCACGGGCGAGGCCCTGCTCTACCACAGCAGCCACCCCACGCGCGCCAGACAGCAGGGCGGTGGCGAGGGCAGCGCCAGGGCCAACAAAGAGCCCAAGGACACCCTGGACCCCGGCTCCCTGCTGGGTGCCATGATGAGCCAGGACGAGTCGGTGTACATCAGTCAGCCGGCCACCGAGACCAAGGTGTCCAGCCTCCCGAGTCACCTGTTCGGCGAGCTCAAGGCCCAGCAGCAACGCTTCGCCGAGAGTGTGACAGCGGCCGAGTGCTCGGAGGTGTTCGAGCACTGGGAGCAGGCGATGAACGGCGCCGGCCTGTCTGCCGCGCACGGGCTGCCCGAGAACGGGAAGAGCTTCGACCCGCTCCTGGCCACGCTGGACTCGCTGTCGCTGGGCGCGGGCAGTGGCGAGGGTCTCGGCGAGGGTGGCAAGGAGCACTGCTCGAACGGGGAGCTGTTCAGCGCTCTGGAGGGCCTGGGACTGAGTGCGGAGGAcctggagctgctgctgctggacgaGCGGATGATCCGAGTGGAGGTGGACTCCGAGCGTGTGCCCACCCTGGACGACCTGCTCACCAGCGACGAGATCCTCTCCTACATCCATGACTCGCTGGAGCACAGGGGGGACGCCGAGGGGCCTGTGTTGGCCCCCACCCTGCAGCAGCTTCCAACACCGCAAATGGACACAACCCAGGTGCCTGACCCTTGCGTCACTCACGCTTCCGGCGTGAACAGCCAGTACCTCACTCAGAGACCACCGGTCGGTCAGCCTCCCATCCTGACCCTGTCCCAGCAGATGCAGCAGCATTTGAGTTTGAAACAGCCCCCAACGTCGACTTTCGACTTGTGGGGACAGCAGGTCGCCCATCCGGGTGTGGTTAACAGCAATGGCCTCGAGCGGGCACTGGAAAGACACCCGGTGTCCAACGGCTACTGCTCAGCCAAGCACACACTGGTCACCATGACTAAAATGACCACTCAGCCTGAACTCCCACAGACATTTTTGCTAAACCACAAGACCTCACAGCAGCTGGAGGGTGGCGGCAGCCAGCCTGTCCACTACCAGCAGTTCCCGTTGCCGCAACACACCCAGCACAACCAGTTTCCTCAGCTTCCTCAGTGCCACAGTAGCCATAAGGACAGTACTGTTAGCGGACCACAGCCACCTTTTAAAACAGACCCTTTTGCCACCAAAGACCACTGGACAGGTTTCACCCAGAGCAGTCAAGGGGAGACCTTGAACCCGGGCCCCTGCCTCTATAACGGACATGTCCCCTCAACCTGCACCATGGACTCCTGTGTGCACTACTGTATGGTGGATGTTCCTGTCACGGCCAATGGGGGGACAGGAAGAGGGAATGGGATTCATCAGAGTGCAATGAATTCTATTTCGTCGTATCAGGTCAATCCGAAGGGCCAGGAGCAGCTAGCGCAGGTTTTGTCCAGCCTCTCGAATCAGATCTTGGGTTCAGGGCAGCCGTGTAGACAACTGTCCTCACTTGATTCCTGTGGATTGTTTACCTCAGACCTCAGTCAAATTCCAGCACAACACAAG TTGCAGAATGGCTGCCTTCCCAGTGCCACCCATCCAGGAGACGGTGCCCTGCCCAGTGGCAATGGACTGACAGTGCCCAACGGCATGACCCCACATCCCGAGTCGGTGCCCAGTTTTACTGACGCACAGACATCGGGATTCTTCCTCTGA
- the LOC121693895 gene encoding uncharacterized protein LOC121693895 isoform X2 — MTGQCWRQEELRIVLLGWDRLEKSMVGNAMLGHEAFDTGSDTDVCMRKQGVSAAGTQLTVVNTPQDWLHYVVHDPASVDHRLVTSASMCQPGPHVFLLVISVDSLSGRERSLQAAILLLSDILWPYIIVVLTGLEKLTESSMIKDIAEEYQCLQSVLEKCGHRHHYLNTTQQPQDSDPQAMDLLKSMLAMAAGNQEQTGEAFLCPDSILKEAERRIIVDNKKAKVRSLGQKECQTHKLLQAGISSRRTSLRVVMVGARQAGKSTVGNVILGHKVFQSGHPTSCCVAREGDAVGRSITLVDTPGWEHKSSSSVDTPEKVRLQRVQSTIMDETEPNAFLVVIRSDEMFTENDKHLLQEHLTPWGRDVWRRGIVLFTRGDQLGETTVENHIERWPALVWLVEKCSNRYHVLDNVVRTCNCKVKELIEKIEAVDLINDNQILLQALLKAERDKSKQRFKVKELQKNVRDLQRDYEQQERLQEERNQRLQETLQSCGKREKLLKEKEQRINERLTEFEEKKKKHQEQIEQLTQSCNERGKLLKEKEQFINERLTEFEEKKKKHQEQVKQLTQRCSEQDRTIELMRKEQMALRQTPFDQERESGDHTHWCGDQNNMLENICNMESVLQKNNNPQLIPSEGLQLDRQREVRILSLSEAEGKPEKGQTGIRSDSTDRSETMHLTEPTFLHMDSAVVQKVEQPIQEATKQHPQQLEIKPVGTTRRYEGAAIGAVIGTLAGLRRGILRAAMGTAIGVSVGALLDAYLGANGKH, encoded by the exons ATG ACAGGCCAATGTTGGCGGCAGGAAGAACTAAGGATTGTTCTCCTGGGATGGGACCGATTAGAGAAGAGTATGGTGGGCAATGCCATGCTTGGCCATGAAGCATTTGACACAGGGAGCGACACTGATGTGTGCATGAGGAAGCAGGGTGTCAGCGCAGCTGGGACTCAGCTCACGGTGGTTAACACACCTCAGGACTGGCTTCACTATGTTGTCCACGACCCCGCTTCTGTTGATCACAGACTGGTCACAAGCGCATCAATGTGTCAGCCAGGGCCTCATGTCTTCCTCCTGGTTATCTCCGTTGATTCACTTTCAGGGAGAGAGCGCAGCCTTCAGGCAGCCATTCTCCTGCTGAGTGACATCCTATGGCCATACATCATAGTTGTGTTGACAGGCCTGGAAAAACTAACAGAGTCATCGATGATAAAAGATATTGCTGAGGAATACCAGTGCCTTCAAAGTGTTTTAGAAAAGTGTGGACACAGACACCACTATCTAAACACAACTCAGCAGCCTCAAGACAGTGACCCCCAAGCTATGGATCTGCTGAAGAGCATGCTGGCAATGGCAGCAGGGAACCAAGAACAGACTGGTGAAGCTTTTCTCTGTCCAGACAGCATACTGAAGGAGGCTGAGAGGAGAATCATTGTAGATAACAAAAAGGCAAAAGTCAGAAGCTTGGGGCAAAAAGAATGCCAGACACACAAACTTCTACAGGCAG GCATTTCAAGTCGACGCACATCATTGCGGGTTGTGATGGTCGGCGCCAGGCAGGCAGGGAAGAGCACAGTCGGAAATGTCATACTTGGCCACAAAGTCTTTCAATCTGGACATCCCACTAGCTGCTGTGTAGCAAGGGAAGGGGATGCAGTAGGGAGAAGCATCACACTGGTAGACACTCCAGGTTGGGAGCACAAGAGTAGCAGCTCAGTAGATACTCCAGAAAAAGTCAGACTACAGAGAGTGCAGAGCACCATTATGGACGAAACGGAACCAAATGCATTTCTTGTGGTCATTCGCAGTGACGAGATGTTTACGGAAAATGATAAACATCTATTGCAAGAGCACCTGACCCCATGGGGCCGAGACGTATGGCGAAGAGGCATCGTTCTGTTCACCCGGGGAGATCAGCTTGGAGAAACAACAGTGGAGAACCACATAGAGAGGTGGCCAGCCCTTGTGTGGCTCGTAGAAAAATGTTCGAATAGATACCATGTACTGGATAACGTTGTCAGGACATGCAACTGCAAGGTGAAGGAGCTGATTGAAAAAATTGAGGCAGTTGACCTGATCAATGACAACCAGATTTTGCTTCAAGCACTCTTGAAGGCCGAAAGGGACAAATCGAAGCAGCGCTTTAAGGTGAAGGAACTTCAAAAGAATGTGAGAGACCTTCAGAGAGACTATGAGCAGCAGGAGAGACTTCAGGAAGAGAGAAACCAGAGGCTGCAAGAGACTCTTCAGAGCTGCGGTAAGAGAGAAAAGCTcttaaaagaaaaagaacagCGAATAAATGAAAGATTGACAGAGTTtgaggagaaaaagaagaagcatCAAGAACAGATAGAACAGCTGACCCAGAGTTGCAATGAGAGGGGAAAGCTCTTGAAAGAAAAGGAACAGTTTATAAATGAAAGATTGACAGAGTTtgaggagaaaaagaagaagcatCAAGAACAGGTAAAGCAGCTGACCCAAAGATGCAGTGAGCAGGATAGAACAATTGAATTGATGAGGAAGGAGCAGATGGCATTGAGGCAAACCCCATTTGATCAAGAAAGGGAATCAGGGGATCATACACATTGGTGTGGTGATCAAAACAATATGTTGGAAAATATATGCAATATGGAATCTGTGctgcaaaaaaataataaccCACAATTAATACCATCAGAGGGTTTGCAActggacaggcagagagaggtcAGGATTCTGTCCTTAAGTGAGGCAGAGGGGAAACCAGAGAAAGGACAAACAGGCATCAGAAGTGACAGCACAGACAGGAGTGAAACCATGCATTTGACTGAACCAACCTTTCTTCACATGGACTCTGCTG TGGTTCAGAAAGTTGAGCAGCCTATTCAGGAAGCCACAAAGCAACACCCACAACAACTGGAAATCAAACCTGtggggacaacaaggaggtatGAAGGAGCGGCTATAGGAGCTGTGATTGGGACCCTGGCAGGACTCCGCAGGGGGATACTGAGGGCAGCCATGGGCACTGCCATTGGAGTCTCTGTGGGAGCTCTGCTGGATGCCTATCTCGGGGCAAATGGTAAACACTGA
- the LOC121693895 gene encoding uncharacterized protein LOC121693895 isoform X1, with product MTSDTDKDGQCWRQEELRIVLLGWDRLEKSMVGNAMLGHEAFDTGSDTDVCMRKQGVSAAGTQLTVVNTPQDWLHYVVHDPASVDHRLVTSASMCQPGPHVFLLVISVDSLSGRERSLQAAILLLSDILWPYIIVVLTGLEKLTESSMIKDIAEEYQCLQSVLEKCGHRHHYLNTTQQPQDSDPQAMDLLKSMLAMAAGNQEQTGEAFLCPDSILKEAERRIIVDNKKAKVRSLGQKECQTHKLLQAGISSRRTSLRVVMVGARQAGKSTVGNVILGHKVFQSGHPTSCCVAREGDAVGRSITLVDTPGWEHKSSSSVDTPEKVRLQRVQSTIMDETEPNAFLVVIRSDEMFTENDKHLLQEHLTPWGRDVWRRGIVLFTRGDQLGETTVENHIERWPALVWLVEKCSNRYHVLDNVVRTCNCKVKELIEKIEAVDLINDNQILLQALLKAERDKSKQRFKVKELQKNVRDLQRDYEQQERLQEERNQRLQETLQSCGKREKLLKEKEQRINERLTEFEEKKKKHQEQIEQLTQSCNERGKLLKEKEQFINERLTEFEEKKKKHQEQVKQLTQRCSEQDRTIELMRKEQMALRQTPFDQERESGDHTHWCGDQNNMLENICNMESVLQKNNNPQLIPSEGLQLDRQREVRILSLSEAEGKPEKGQTGIRSDSTDRSETMHLTEPTFLHMDSAVVQKVEQPIQEATKQHPQQLEIKPVGTTRRYEGAAIGAVIGTLAGLRRGILRAAMGTAIGVSVGALLDAYLGANGKH from the exons ATGACCTCGGACACAGATAAAGATG GCCAATGTTGGCGGCAGGAAGAACTAAGGATTGTTCTCCTGGGATGGGACCGATTAGAGAAGAGTATGGTGGGCAATGCCATGCTTGGCCATGAAGCATTTGACACAGGGAGCGACACTGATGTGTGCATGAGGAAGCAGGGTGTCAGCGCAGCTGGGACTCAGCTCACGGTGGTTAACACACCTCAGGACTGGCTTCACTATGTTGTCCACGACCCCGCTTCTGTTGATCACAGACTGGTCACAAGCGCATCAATGTGTCAGCCAGGGCCTCATGTCTTCCTCCTGGTTATCTCCGTTGATTCACTTTCAGGGAGAGAGCGCAGCCTTCAGGCAGCCATTCTCCTGCTGAGTGACATCCTATGGCCATACATCATAGTTGTGTTGACAGGCCTGGAAAAACTAACAGAGTCATCGATGATAAAAGATATTGCTGAGGAATACCAGTGCCTTCAAAGTGTTTTAGAAAAGTGTGGACACAGACACCACTATCTAAACACAACTCAGCAGCCTCAAGACAGTGACCCCCAAGCTATGGATCTGCTGAAGAGCATGCTGGCAATGGCAGCAGGGAACCAAGAACAGACTGGTGAAGCTTTTCTCTGTCCAGACAGCATACTGAAGGAGGCTGAGAGGAGAATCATTGTAGATAACAAAAAGGCAAAAGTCAGAAGCTTGGGGCAAAAAGAATGCCAGACACACAAACTTCTACAGGCAG GCATTTCAAGTCGACGCACATCATTGCGGGTTGTGATGGTCGGCGCCAGGCAGGCAGGGAAGAGCACAGTCGGAAATGTCATACTTGGCCACAAAGTCTTTCAATCTGGACATCCCACTAGCTGCTGTGTAGCAAGGGAAGGGGATGCAGTAGGGAGAAGCATCACACTGGTAGACACTCCAGGTTGGGAGCACAAGAGTAGCAGCTCAGTAGATACTCCAGAAAAAGTCAGACTACAGAGAGTGCAGAGCACCATTATGGACGAAACGGAACCAAATGCATTTCTTGTGGTCATTCGCAGTGACGAGATGTTTACGGAAAATGATAAACATCTATTGCAAGAGCACCTGACCCCATGGGGCCGAGACGTATGGCGAAGAGGCATCGTTCTGTTCACCCGGGGAGATCAGCTTGGAGAAACAACAGTGGAGAACCACATAGAGAGGTGGCCAGCCCTTGTGTGGCTCGTAGAAAAATGTTCGAATAGATACCATGTACTGGATAACGTTGTCAGGACATGCAACTGCAAGGTGAAGGAGCTGATTGAAAAAATTGAGGCAGTTGACCTGATCAATGACAACCAGATTTTGCTTCAAGCACTCTTGAAGGCCGAAAGGGACAAATCGAAGCAGCGCTTTAAGGTGAAGGAACTTCAAAAGAATGTGAGAGACCTTCAGAGAGACTATGAGCAGCAGGAGAGACTTCAGGAAGAGAGAAACCAGAGGCTGCAAGAGACTCTTCAGAGCTGCGGTAAGAGAGAAAAGCTcttaaaagaaaaagaacagCGAATAAATGAAAGATTGACAGAGTTtgaggagaaaaagaagaagcatCAAGAACAGATAGAACAGCTGACCCAGAGTTGCAATGAGAGGGGAAAGCTCTTGAAAGAAAAGGAACAGTTTATAAATGAAAGATTGACAGAGTTtgaggagaaaaagaagaagcatCAAGAACAGGTAAAGCAGCTGACCCAAAGATGCAGTGAGCAGGATAGAACAATTGAATTGATGAGGAAGGAGCAGATGGCATTGAGGCAAACCCCATTTGATCAAGAAAGGGAATCAGGGGATCATACACATTGGTGTGGTGATCAAAACAATATGTTGGAAAATATATGCAATATGGAATCTGTGctgcaaaaaaataataaccCACAATTAATACCATCAGAGGGTTTGCAActggacaggcagagagaggtcAGGATTCTGTCCTTAAGTGAGGCAGAGGGGAAACCAGAGAAAGGACAAACAGGCATCAGAAGTGACAGCACAGACAGGAGTGAAACCATGCATTTGACTGAACCAACCTTTCTTCACATGGACTCTGCTG TGGTTCAGAAAGTTGAGCAGCCTATTCAGGAAGCCACAAAGCAACACCCACAACAACTGGAAATCAAACCTGtggggacaacaaggaggtatGAAGGAGCGGCTATAGGAGCTGTGATTGGGACCCTGGCAGGACTCCGCAGGGGGATACTGAGGGCAGCCATGGGCACTGCCATTGGAGTCTCTGTGGGAGCTCTGCTGGATGCCTATCTCGGGGCAAATGGTAAACACTGA
- the LOC121693895 gene encoding GTPase IMAP family member 8-like isoform X3, translating into MTSDTDKDGQCWRQEELRIVLLGWDRLEKSMVGNAMLGHEAFDTGSDTDVCMRKQGVSAAGTQLTVVNTPQDWLHYVVHDPASVDHRLVTSASMCQPGPHVFLLVISVDSLSGRERSLQAAILLLSDILWPYIIVVLTGLEKLTESSMIKDIAEEYQCLQSVLEKCGHRHHYLNTTQQPQDSDPQAMDLLKSMLAMAAGNQEQTGEAFLCPDSILKEAERRIIVDNKKAKVRSLGQKECQTHKLLQAGISSRRTSLRVVMVGARQAGKSTVGNVILGHKVFQSGHPTSCCVAREGDAVGRSITLVDTPGWEHKSSSSVDTPEKVRLQRVQSTIMDETEPNAFLVVIRSDEMFTENDKHLLQEHLTPWGRDVWRRGIVLFTRGDQLGETTVENHIERWPALVWLVEKCSNRYHVLDNVVRTCNCKVKELIEKIEAVDLINDNQILLQALLKAERDKSKQRFKVKELQKNVRDLQRDYEQQERLQEERNQRLQETLQSCEGLQLDRQREVRILSLSEAEGKPEKGQTGIRSDSTDRSETMHLTEPTFLHMDSAVVQKVEQPIQEATKQHPQQLEIKPVGTTRRYEGAAIGAVIGTLAGLRRGILRAAMGTAIGVSVGALLDAYLGANGKH; encoded by the exons ATGACCTCGGACACAGATAAAGATG GCCAATGTTGGCGGCAGGAAGAACTAAGGATTGTTCTCCTGGGATGGGACCGATTAGAGAAGAGTATGGTGGGCAATGCCATGCTTGGCCATGAAGCATTTGACACAGGGAGCGACACTGATGTGTGCATGAGGAAGCAGGGTGTCAGCGCAGCTGGGACTCAGCTCACGGTGGTTAACACACCTCAGGACTGGCTTCACTATGTTGTCCACGACCCCGCTTCTGTTGATCACAGACTGGTCACAAGCGCATCAATGTGTCAGCCAGGGCCTCATGTCTTCCTCCTGGTTATCTCCGTTGATTCACTTTCAGGGAGAGAGCGCAGCCTTCAGGCAGCCATTCTCCTGCTGAGTGACATCCTATGGCCATACATCATAGTTGTGTTGACAGGCCTGGAAAAACTAACAGAGTCATCGATGATAAAAGATATTGCTGAGGAATACCAGTGCCTTCAAAGTGTTTTAGAAAAGTGTGGACACAGACACCACTATCTAAACACAACTCAGCAGCCTCAAGACAGTGACCCCCAAGCTATGGATCTGCTGAAGAGCATGCTGGCAATGGCAGCAGGGAACCAAGAACAGACTGGTGAAGCTTTTCTCTGTCCAGACAGCATACTGAAGGAGGCTGAGAGGAGAATCATTGTAGATAACAAAAAGGCAAAAGTCAGAAGCTTGGGGCAAAAAGAATGCCAGACACACAAACTTCTACAGGCAG GCATTTCAAGTCGACGCACATCATTGCGGGTTGTGATGGTCGGCGCCAGGCAGGCAGGGAAGAGCACAGTCGGAAATGTCATACTTGGCCACAAAGTCTTTCAATCTGGACATCCCACTAGCTGCTGTGTAGCAAGGGAAGGGGATGCAGTAGGGAGAAGCATCACACTGGTAGACACTCCAGGTTGGGAGCACAAGAGTAGCAGCTCAGTAGATACTCCAGAAAAAGTCAGACTACAGAGAGTGCAGAGCACCATTATGGACGAAACGGAACCAAATGCATTTCTTGTGGTCATTCGCAGTGACGAGATGTTTACGGAAAATGATAAACATCTATTGCAAGAGCACCTGACCCCATGGGGCCGAGACGTATGGCGAAGAGGCATCGTTCTGTTCACCCGGGGAGATCAGCTTGGAGAAACAACAGTGGAGAACCACATAGAGAGGTGGCCAGCCCTTGTGTGGCTCGTAGAAAAATGTTCGAATAGATACCATGTACTGGATAACGTTGTCAGGACATGCAACTGCAAGGTGAAGGAGCTGATTGAAAAAATTGAGGCAGTTGACCTGATCAATGACAACCAGATTTTGCTTCAAGCACTCTTGAAGGCCGAAAGGGACAAATCGAAGCAGCGCTTTAAGGTGAAGGAACTTCAAAAGAATGTGAGAGACCTTCAGAGAGACTATGAGCAGCAGGAGAGACTTCAGGAAGAGAGAAACCAGAGGCTGCAAGAGACTCTTCAGAGCTGCG AGGGTTTGCAActggacaggcagagagaggtcAGGATTCTGTCCTTAAGTGAGGCAGAGGGGAAACCAGAGAAAGGACAAACAGGCATCAGAAGTGACAGCACAGACAGGAGTGAAACCATGCATTTGACTGAACCAACCTTTCTTCACATGGACTCTGCTG TGGTTCAGAAAGTTGAGCAGCCTATTCAGGAAGCCACAAAGCAACACCCACAACAACTGGAAATCAAACCTGtggggacaacaaggaggtatGAAGGAGCGGCTATAGGAGCTGTGATTGGGACCCTGGCAGGACTCCGCAGGGGGATACTGAGGGCAGCCATGGGCACTGCCATTGGAGTCTCTGTGGGAGCTCTGCTGGATGCCTATCTCGGGGCAAATGGTAAACACTGA